In the genome of Deltaproteobacteria bacterium, the window TTCTTCTCTTTTTCAATTTGTAAACTTGAGATACATACATCCTTTTGCTATGTTTAAGTGATGCTAATAGATAACCTTTTTTCTTTTTCTCTTGAATCAACGCTTTTTCCTGCCCATTTATATGAGATATTGCTTTTTTCTTCCTAAAAACAAGTATTCTTAACCAGTTCTCATCTTTTTGCAGTCTTTCCAGTTTACCTGTATATTTCAAGATGCTTTCTTTAAAAACATCGGCAGTTTTCCCTAACATACACATTGTCCAGGAGGGAGATATATCTCTGCAAGAAGGAACATACTGCTCTTTCCTGAAAGATGTGACGAGAAAAGTCTTAAAATGAGCGTTTAAAAGCTCCCGGTTGTCTCCTATCTCTCTTTTTAAATATCCTATATTACCTTGTAACAGCGCAATGTGCTTTTCAATTTTTCTTACTTCTGTTTTCCCCTGCCTGATCTTTCCGTGAAGTTTTCCTATTCGCTTGTCAATAGATATAATTTCTTTCTTTGTCTTAAAATATTTCTCTCTAATTATACTAAGTTTCTTTGTTTTCTTCTTTATTTTCCCCTTCACTTCTTTTAATTCTGTATGAATATGCGTGGTTTTATCTGCACAAAACACATTTGTAGAAAAGAAAAATAGCAAGAGAATCAGAAAACTAAAGCTTTTCATTCCTTACAGCGAAAAGCGTACATAAAAACAAAACGAATACATTAAACAAAACTGCTATCAAAGAAAATCCACAGGCGGATAGAAAATCAGAGTTGCCCAAAAACGCTAAATTCTGTATAAAGTCCCTTATAAAAACAACAACCCCAAGGGATATAATTGTAGCCAGGATTATCCCTGCAAAGCTTACAAGAAACAATCCACTCATTAAAAGTAGTTTTACTTTCTCTAAACTACATCCTAAAAGTTTTAATGTTAATACATCTTCTCTTAAATCGAGATAAAACAGCCTGCCCGTTAATAAAAAAATGGCGATTTCTATTATAATAAAACCACATAAAAACAGAAGAGAAAAGGATAGAAAATGCTTGTAAGAATGCTCGTAGGACATAATAAGTCGCGACGGGAGGAGAACATCCTCCACACTTGAATATTGAAGCAGCTCATTCTTTATACTGTTCATCTCTTTTTCTTTTAAGAAACGAGGTTTTACAAAAATATCTGCAGAGTACGGGAGGGGATTGGAAAAATGCCTGGGTAATTTCACTCCCATATTCTTTTCCACCATATTCAAAGCCTGTTTTGAAGAAATGAGATGTAATGATTTTATCCATTCTTTACTTTTTACACGCATACAAACATCATCTACCTTCTTAGATGGGGTATTTTCATGAAACACGATATACATATGAGCACGAGATTTAACTACATTAAACCGACAATTGATAAGCAAAAAAACCAAAACAAGCAAAACAAGCACCAAGGTAAGGAGAAAGGATGTAAAAAAACATGTTCCGCTTAGTGTTTTATTTTTACCGAGGATCTTGATTATATATCCCATATAATTTACCACCATTCAACACAAAGCTCTTTCCTTCCAATGAAGAAAGCTCTTTGCTAGAAAATAGAAGAATGCCCTTATCCTTACAAAAGTCCCCTTTTATTATATCTATCACCTTTTCAACAGAAGAAGGGGAAAGACACCTAAATGGCTCATCAGCTAAAATAATGGGGGCATCAAGAGAAAAGATCATAGCCAAAGAAAGCCTTGCTTTTTCTCCGGGAGAAAGAAATATAACCTTTTTTTTAAAGACATCTCTCAAATCTAATTGAGACAAAAACCGCTCTATCAAAGGCATAAATGCCGTCTTTTTTCTACCCCTCATCTTATTGATAAATAGAAGATTATCTAAGACATTCATATACTCAAACAAGCGAAAATTCTCAAAAAAAACGCTCATATATTGTCTCAGCAATAAGATATGCTCATACTTTTTCAACTCGGATGTATCCGCCCCCATTATGTTCACCCTACCTCTTTCAGGGTAAATACTACATAAAATAATCTTAAGTAATGTGCTTTTTCCAGAACCTTCATCTCCTATAATCTTTATTACATCGCCTTTTTTTAAGTATAAATTTACACCTTGCAGGACCCAGTTGACCCTATCGTATGTTTTATATATGTCTTTCAAAAGAACTAATTCTTCTTCAACCATTCTCTCACTGTATTGCTAATACCGACTGCATTAAACCCAAATTTACACAGAAGGTCATCACAACTACCCGATTCACCAAAAACATCGGGCATTCCTATACGCTTTAGTTTAACAGGATAATGTTCGCTCAAAAATTCTGCCACCGCACTACCCAAACCCCCAAAGATTGTATGTTCCTCTATGGTTACCATTTTTTTCGTTGATTTAGCAAAATCATAAAGCATCTCTTCATCAATAGGTTTCACCGTAGCCATATCTATTACAGATGCATCTATTCCCTCTTCCTCCAGCAATTTGGCCGCTTCCAATGCATACCATACCAGAAATCCACAAGCAACCAATGTTACATCCCGTCCTGTCTTAAGCACCTTCCCTCTACCAAAAACAAAATCGCCTTTCGTAAAAACAGGAGATTTAGCCCGAGATGTTCTAATATAAACCGGTCCATCATTTTTAATGGTAGATAAAACAGCAGTGTAGGTCTCATTATAATCCGCCGGAACAACAAGCTTCATATTGGGAAGAGTTCTCATTAAAGAAATATCCAATACTGCCTGATGACTACCTCCATCCTCACCCAGATTTATCCCTCCATGAGAACCGCACAAAACCACAGGCAATCTTTGGTATGTAATAGATTGCCTCACTGATTCAAATGCCCTTCCCGTAACAAATACGGCAAAAGAGGAAGCATAGGGTCTCTTGCCACATAAAGCCAATCCCGCTGATGTATCTACCATATTTGCCTCTGCAATACCCATATCAAAAAATCTCTCCGGAAAAGCTTCTTTAAACTTAGCGCTCTTTGTTGAACCTGCTAAATCTGCATCCAACGCCACTACATCTTTATCTTTTCTCCCCAATTCAAGCAATGCATCTCCATAAGCATCCCTAGTCGCCTTCATCTATTTCCTCCAATGCCTTTTTCAATTCTTCATCTGTTGGAGCTACACCATGATACTCCACTTTATCTTCCATAAATGAAACCCCTTTACCTTTTATAGTATGGGCAATAATTACAGTGGGTGATCCCTTATTGTTTTTCGCCTCTTCAAATGCACTTATCAATTCAGAAAATTTGTGCCCATCAACAGATTTTGTATAAAGGCCAAAGGCCTTAAATTTCTCCTCCAGAGGATAGATGTTCATCACATCCCTGCATCTTCCATCTATCTGTAAAGTATTGTTATCTATAACTACACATAGATTATCCAATTTATAATGGGAAGCGGACATAAAAGCCTCCCAAACCAGCCCTTCATCCATCTCTCCGTCACCCATCAAACAATAAACACGAAATGGATTTTTGTCCAATTTCCCGGCTAAAGCCATTCCACAAGCCTGGGGTAAACCATGAGCCAACGAACCGGTAGAAGCTTCTACCCCCGGCAAATATTTAGAATCTGGATGTCCTTGTAAGGGACTACCCAATTTTCTCAATGTCCACAACATATCACGGGCGAAAACACCGGCCTTACTCAATACAGCGTACAAAGCAGGCGCAGCATGTCCTTTAGATAAAACAAACCTATCCCTGTTTTCATCAGATGGTTTTTTCGCGTCATAACTCATAACCTTGAAATAAAGACTAACCAATATCTCCACACAAGACAATGAACCTCCCACATGCCCCGATCCTGCTATATTGAGCATCAAAAGAATGTCCTTTCTGATCTCCTTAGCTATCTTTTCCAAGTCTTCCATCTTTTCTCCTATAAATAAATTCTAACATATTTTGAATGGTAAAATCTTGTGGATAAACTACTTTTCCCCAATCCTTTAAAACCTTTGCCGTCACCGGCCCTATCGCTACAAACAAGCCTACATTTTTACTCCAATCTTTCCACATATCACCAAACAACTCAATTGTATGCTGAACCGTAGAAGGACTGGTAAACATAGCATAATCGATATAACTTACATTCTTTGCCCTCTTAACAAAAGCATAGCATAAAGGGGGAATAATGTTTCTATACAGAGAAAGTACCTTTATTTCCGCCCCCCTCTTCTTCAATTCCCGTTCTAAAACACCTCTCGTTTTCTCTGCCTGGGCAAGAAGTACCCTTCTGCCCCTTATATCCGACTCGGCTAAAGCCTCAACCAATTTTTCGCCTTTAAAGGTTTTAGGAACAACGGCCGCTCGTACTCCAAAATTATTTAAGACTTCCTCTGTTTTTTTGCCCACACAAGCAATTTTTATAGCATCCAATTTTTTTATATCATCATTTAAAAATCTGAAAAAATAATTCACTCCCACTTTACTGGTAAAGATAATCCAGTCTACATCAGGAATTTTAACCTCTTTAACAAGAGGTTTAAACGATATAGAGGGAAAGGGGTAAACGCAATTTCCATCATGCTCCAGCTCAACCGTAACATTTATCAAATCATATTTTGACATAGAGAGAAAGACATGCTTCTTATCCAATGTATTTTCTTCTTTGTTTGTTTTGCTGTTCATAAGGATCAATCCTTCTTTCTTTTCCGCCTCAGAGGCATCCTTAAAAAACACAACCTCTGTCTCCTCCCTGCAAAAGAGAAGCATGTTAGGCGAAAGGCCATCCTGAATGAAAATGCGTTTTGCAATTTCTAAAGACTTCCTTAGTTTTTCTGGAACAAGATATAAAGGCAAAGAATTTAGCACAAAAACTTCTCTATCCATCTTTTATCAATTTATTCATCTTCTTTGCACACCTTTCCGGAAGCTCCTTCATACAAGAACTTTCTTCTACAAAGTTAAACATCTTCCATTCTTTGTCTTCTTTTACAGCATACATCACAGATAAAGTCGCCCCGTCTCCTTTTGATGCAACATAAGCACCTATAGGATCATTGCATCCTGCTCCCATTAGGCGTATAAACTCTCTTTCCGCACTGATACATTCAAATGTCTCCTTATCGTTTATAGAATACACAATACCCTTTACATTCGAGGTATCCATTGTTTCTATTCCTATTATCCCTTGTCCGCAAGCGGGGACAATAGGCAATGTCTCCATGTTTATATTCAAGTTAAGCCTCTTCATGGCTGCTTTTGCCAAAACAAGTGCTTCATATTCACCTTTAAATAGTTTTTTTATTCTCGTATCCACATTTCCTCTCAAGGCCTTAAAACAAAGATCTTTTCTTAAGGCTTTCAACTGAACTATCCTTCTTAGAGAAGATGTACCAATCACTGCTCCTCTTTTTAAATCTTTAAAATATCCATCTCTACACAAAATAACATCGGATGGCTCTCCTCTTTTTAAAGTAGCGGCAATAGTAAGATGAGGGAAAAGAATCGCAGGAACATCCTTCATACTATGCACAGCTATATCAATCTCCCCATTTAAAAGTTTTTCTTCCAATATTTTCACAAACAAACCTTTCCCTCCATACAAGGATAAAGACTTATCTAAAAACCTGTCTCCTTCTGTCTTTATAACCTTTATTTGTACTGAAAGATTTGGAAAGTTACCAAGAATTGCTTTTTTTACTGCATTTGCTTGCCAAAGAGCTAATTTGCTACCCCTTGTTCCCAAAGTAATTGTCATTTTTTAGCATCGGCAGTTTCAGCAAAGAAACAGTGCGGACTGGCACTGGTGATTTCTAAAGCAAAAATCTTTTTTATTGCCTCTATGTAAAGATCACCTTCAGGATGATTGAGAAAATCTTTTATGTTCTGCGTGGGCTCATGTAAAAGCTTATTGAGCACAGACTTAGTCATAGCCCCTATCAACATCTTATCCTTGTCTTCTATTCTATTTCCTAATTTTTTATACAACTTTTCCAATTCCTGATTTTTCAAAACATCGATCTTTTCCCTCAATTTTGCCACTACCAATTCAAAGTCTAATGACTCTGTATAGCTAATATAACTCTCTACTTCTTGCTCGATAAGTTTTTCTGCTTTCTGGGCATCAGCTTCTCTAAATTTAATTGCCTCATTCACTATATCCTTCAGCTCATCTATGTTATATACAAAAACCCCAGGAATATCGGCTACACCATCTTCAACATCTCTCGGCACAGCTATATCCATGATAAGCAGATTTTTTACCTTCTTTTCCACATCTTTTCTAAATATAACGGGTAGTGGAGAAGCAGTAGATGTTATTACCATATCCACATCATTTATAAATCTTCCTATTTCATTCAGTGAAATAGCTCTTGCTCCACAGCTAAAAGCTAATTCTCCTGCTTTTTTTGGTGTCCTATCAACAATGTATGCCACATTCGCCTGCCCCGCAAGAAGATATTTTAAGGATAGCTGAGCCATTTCTCCCACGCCAACTATCATCGCTTTCTTTCCCTCAATACTACCACCAAAAAATTCCCTAATCTTAATTACCGCCGCATAACTTATAGAAACAGGTTTTTCGCCTAACCGGGTTTCCCTTCTCACCCTTCTAGCCACACCAAAAGCCCTTCTCATCAGTCTGTTTAAGGAAACCCCAGATGTAGAAAACTCCACCGAACACCTATATGCTTCCTTCATCTGCCCTAAAATCTGCGGTTCTCCTACAATCAATGAATCTAAACTAGACGTCACTCTAAACACATGCCTTATCGCTTCTTCATCCAATCTTGTGTAAATAAAGGGTGTTATGTTCTCTTTCGCTATACCCTTAAAATCCTGTATAAAATCCAGAGTATTACTTATACAAAAACAGGGGTCCTTAGTTGCTCCAATTATTTCTACTCTATTACAGGTAGAGAGAATCATTACCTCATCAATACTCTTTTGAGCATACAATTTCCTCAACGGTATATCTATATTCTCGGCATCAAAAGAGAGCTGTTCTCTTAATGAGAAAGGGGATGTCTTATGATTCAGCCCTACAACAAATATTACACGTTTCATACTAATGTTCTCTATTTACCGAATAATCTATCAACGCCTCCAGAACTTCTCTGAATGGTGAAATTTCCATAAAACTTATCGCTTTCTTTGCCCGCTCAGCATAATCTTCTGCTTTTTTTAAACTATACACAATACCACTCCTCTCCTCTACTAATCGCTTTATCTTTAACAGGTTTTCTTTTTTCGCGTCAGATTTTTCCAATTTTCTCACTGCATCCATCAGATCTCCATCATCATTATGTAAGCTGTGTATTAAAGGTAAAGTTGCCTTACCTTCTCTTATATCCTTCATCGTCTCTTTTCCCATCTTTTCCTCGGTTCCCATATAATCTAATACATCATCATAGATCTGAAATGCAATACCTAAATTTTTCCCCATCTCAGAGAATAAATCTATTCTCTCCTTGTCACAACCGGAGAATATTGCTCCTACAACGCTACTTGCTTCAATTAAAATACCTGTCTTCATATATATTATCTCTAAATACTCTTTCTCCGTCAGTTCCGTTTTTCCCGTATTTTCTATCTCTTTTGTTTCTCCCTCAGAAAGAGTATAAGCTGCCTCTGATATTTTTTTGGCAATTTTCTTGTCATAGTCTAAAACCACATTATAAGCCAAAGAATACATATAGTCACCGGCGAGAATAGATGCTTCATTCCCAAACAAGCGGTTAGAAGAGATAACCCCTCTGCGCACATCAGCTTCATCTATCACATCATCGTGCAACAACGATGCAGTATGCACCAGTTCCATAATCGCTCCCAACCTGTATAATGGTGTCATATCCCCCTCATAGTTTGAACATAGAGCAGAATAAACAACCAATAATGGTCTCAACCTTTTCCCTGTTTTAATTGTCTGGTTAAAAACCTGCCGAGTAAGAGAAGATTGGGGGACAAACATCTTATACAACTGTTCATTTATCTTTTTAGTGTGCGTAGATATAATTTTTTTTAACCTATCTTTATCCATATTACTAAACCAAAGACACTCCTACTATTACATCTCCTTCTTCCAATTTCTGCAATCTAACACCTAAGGCTACGCGAGAAAGTTTCTTTACATCTTTTGTATCTATGCGTATAACCCTACCCTTATTCGTTATAATGATTAAATTTTTCCCTTTTACGTCCGGCAACACCTCCACAACATATCCGCCTTTCTCTACATTTGTGCCCTTCACCCCTCTACTACCTCTATGTGTTTTTCTTATCTTATCTATAGATATCTTTTTACCATAACCTTTTTCTGTAACTAAGATAATATTCTCATAACCTCTACAAGCAGAAATCACCTTATCCTCGCCTATTAATCTCATTCCTATGACACCCCGAGCACCTCTTCCCATCTCCCTCACATCACCTACATCAAATCTTCCTAAAAAACCTTTGTGAGTAGAGGCAAGTATATCTCCCTTGTCTATATTAAATACCTTAACTACAAAATCTCCTTTTTTTAATGAGAGTGCTATCTTTCCGCTTTTACCTCCATCTAAAAGAGATACTTTTGTCTTTTTTATAATTCCTTGTTCTGTAATAAATACAAAATATGGCGCTTTTTCTTTCTCTAAAGAAACAACTGCCCTGATTTGTTCGCCCTCTTGTAGGTTTATTATGGTGGACATAGGCTTGCCCTTGCCATAGAAGGTTGCCTCTGGAATAAGATATGCTTTTAAGGTAAATACCCTGCCATAGTTGGTAAAAAAATATAATAAATCAAGATTGTTCGCCGAGACAACAAGATAACCCACATCATCTGCTCTTAATGCCTCTTTTCTTCCCTTTCCCCCTCGAGCTTGAGGAATAAAACTACTTGCAGGAATTCTCTTTACATAGTCTCTCCGAGTACAGGTTATAACAACCTCTTCTGGTTTTACTATATCTTCAAGACTTAAAGCCTTCTCGCTCTCTTTTATCCATGTTCTTCTATCATCTCCGTATCTCTTCTTAATATCCAAAAGCTCATTGGCTATTACTTTATACAGTTCATCTTCCCGAGAGAGAATTTTTTTATAATAAGCAATGTCTTTTAATAAAGAGGCGTGTTCCTCCTGTATTTTTTTTCTCTCCAATGAAACCAAACGAGAGAGCTTCATATCCAATATCGCTTGAACCTGCAATACAGAAAGGGCAAATTTGGCCATCAACCTTTCTTTCGCCTCAGATGTAGTCTTCGATGATTTTATAATCTTCACTACTTCCTCAATGTTGTTGCAGGCAATTTCCAAACCCTCTAAAATATGCGCTCTTTCCTCGGCTTTCTTTAAAAGAAATTTAGTCCTGCGTGTTACGCAAATCTTTCTATGTTCTACAAATATTCCAATTAAGGCCTTAAGCGTAAGAAGTTTAGGTACTCCCTTATCCAATGCCAGCATATGAATGCCGAATGTCGTTTCTAATGATGTAAATTTATAAAGTCTATTCAAGAGCACGGATGTGTTTTCTCCCTTCTTTGGCTCAATCACAATTCTTATACCTTCCTTGCTGGATTCATCTCTCAAATCTAATATTCCTTCAATTCTGTTTTCCTTTATTAGATTTGCAATGGATTGTACCAAAATGGATTTATTCACAGAAAATGGTATCTCGTAAATGACGATGCGTTTTTTCTTCCTTTCTTCCTCTATCTTTACCTTCGCTCGCACCTTTATTTTTCCATTTCCCGTACTATACGCATCTCTGATACCATCCTTGCCTACAATGATGCCGCCGGTGGGAAAATCCGGTCCTTTAACAAATTCCATTAATTCACGGTCCTGTAGTTCACCCTTTCTTTCTATGTAAAAGATTGTGGCATCTATAACCTCTCTCAAATTATGAGGAGGCATATTACATGAATAACCTACAGCAATACCTGAACTACCATTAATCAAAAGATTCGGCAAGGATGATGGAAGTATCACCGGTTCCTTTAATGTATCGTCATAGTTGGGACGAAAATCCACCGTATTCTTATCTAAATCTCTTAACATCTCTTCAGTAATATTCAATAGGCGTGCTTCTGTATAACGCATAGCTGCCGGTGGATCACCGTCTATAGAACCAAAATTCCCCTGACCATCTATCAAAGGATACCTTAAAGAGAAATTTTGAGCCATACGCACCAAAGCTTCATATACCGCAGTATCTCCATGAGGATGATATTTTCCTATCACATCACCTACAATACGAGCGCACTTTCTATGTGGCTTACTATGTGTAAAACCGAGTTCATGGCAAGCATATAAAATTCGCCTATGCACAGGTTTTAAACCATCACGAGCATCCGGGATTGCTCTGCCTACGATAACACTCATTGCATAGTCCATATAGGATTCTTGTAGGTTTTCTTTTATATCTATTAATTGTTCCATCTTAAATATCCAAATACCTTACTTTATGAGCATTTTCTTTTATAAATTCCCGACGTGGTTCCACCTTTTCCCCCATAAGAAGTGTAAACATTCCCTCCGTTTCTGCTACATCACCTATTTTCATCTGCAAGAGCTCTCTTTTTTCAGGATCCATTGTGGTTTGCCATAATTGATCAGGATTCATCTCTCCTAAACCCTTATATCTCTGAATCTCTATTCCTTCCTTCCCTTTCTTTTCTACAAAATCTAAAATCCCCTCTATTGTACTAAACTCGACCTCGTTGTCTGCGATCTTACACAAAAAAGGCGGCATTCCTGTATCTTTATAAGGGGAATATCTCCTTAATATACGAAATTCCGGAGAAGTAAAGAAATCATCTTCTATATATACTTTCTTAATACCATTTTTACCTTCATAAATAAACTCTTTCCCTATATCACTTGTTTTTATCTTTACAAACCTACACTCCCACACCCTTTCAAGATAATCGGACAGATAGCCTATAATCTTTTTTTCATCATTTAAATAAGATTCATCTATCATTGCCAAACATCTTACTATTTTGTCATCTCCAAATCTCAATTTTAATCTCTTAACCATATCCCTATATACAAACAGTTTGTCCGTAAATTTCCTTAATACTTTTCCATTTATTATGCCATCTTTGGTTATGATTTGTATATCTTTTAGTCCTTTATTAATTAAAAATGACCTCATGTCCCGCTCAGTGTGGATATAAAGCTCTTTTCTGCCTGCTTTTATTTTATATAGTGGAGGTTGGGCAATATAAATATGTCCCGCTTCAATTAATGGTCTTAAATATCTGAAAAATAAAGTGAGAATAAGTGTTTGTATGTGTGAACCATCAACATCTGCATCTGTCATAATAATTATCTTTTTATATTTGAGTTTTTGTATGTTAAGTGTTTCTCCTATCCCTACTCCTAAAGCAATAATTATATTCCTTATTTCTTCCGAAGAAAGCATTTTATCTACTCGCGCTCTCTCCACATTTAATATTTTACCTTTTAAAGGAAGGATAGCTTGATATCTCCTGTCCCGGGCTTGTTTTGCTGAACCACCAGCAGAATCCCCCTCTACCAAAAAGAGTTCTCTTCGGGCTGGATCTTTCTCCTGACAATCAGCAAGTTTACCAGGTAAGGTCCTTCCCTCTAAGTCTGTTTTTTTCCTCACTAATTCCCTTGCTTTTCTTACTGCCTCCCTAGCCCTATAGGCTTGCAATGCCCTTTCTATAATAATTTTACCTATGTCGGGAAATTCCTCGAAGTATTCTTTTAACTTATCATAGACCAGGCTCTGCACAATACCTTTTACCTCTAAATTTACCAGTTTTGTCTTTGTCTGCCCTTCAAATTGTGGATTGGCTACCTTTAAAGAAAGGATTCCCATTAATCCCTCCCTTACATCATCACCAGTCAAGGTTAGCCCCTTAAGTATTTCTGTATTAACACCAAAATTATTAATTGATCTAGTTAAAGCATTTTTAAATCCGGAAAAGTGTGTACCCCCTTCCTGGGTATTTATAGAATTTACAAAAGAGTAAATAATAGAATTATAAGATGTAGTGTATATAAGTGCCAATTCTATCTTTATGTCATTTTCTTCTACTTGAAAATAGATAGGTTTTTTAAAAAGTAGTGTTTTATTTTTACAAATAAATTCCACAAATGAAACTATACCTTCCTTATAGTAAAATTCATTCTCATCCTGCGTTCTCTCATTGATTAGTTTTATCCTAATTTTTTTATTTAAAAAAGCCAATTCTCTTAATTTACCCGATAAAAATTCGTAATTAAATTGGATATCACCGAATATTTCTTTATCCGGAAGAAATGTAATACTTGTTCCCCTCTTACTTGTATGGCCTATTTTTTTCAGGTCCGTTATAGCCTTCCCTTTACTGAATTCCTGAAGGTATACAAAATTATTTCTATATACTTTAAGAACGAGACTCTCAGAAAGTGCATTTACAACAGATATACCAACACCATGAAGTCCACCTGATATTTGATAACTCTTTTTATCGAATTTCCCGCCGGAGTGTAATGTTGTTAAAACGAGTGTGGCAGCCGGTATTTTCTCTTGAGGATGAATATCTACAGGTATACCACGACCGTTATCCGTTATTGTTATGCTATTATCAGAATGTATAGTAATTATAATTTCATTACAAAAACCCTCCATTGCCTCATCAATAGAATTATCTACTACTTCATAAACAAGATGGTGCAATCCCTCTATTCCTATCCCTCCTATATACATAGATGGCCTTTTTCTTACCGCTTCCAATCCTTTTAGAATTTTTATGTTTAATGCACCGTATTTCATTTCTTCCACCTTAAGATTAATCATTTATTGGAACCACCATGTATTTATAATAATATGGTTCATCTATAGTAGAAAATAGGATGGGAGAATTTTTATTATTAAATGTTATAGTTATGTATTCACTTTGTATTAATTTAAGGAAATCTATTACATATTTTCCGTTAATTGTAAATTGGATGGTATCGCTAATTTTTACTTCATTTAAGATGTAATCTATTATTTCGCCTTCCTCGTTATTGGAGGTAATTTTGAGTTGACCCTCTTTATTAGAAGAAATATCAATAAAACCCTTTGGATTTATTATAAGTACTGAGTTAATAGCATCCCTTAATTCTTTGGTTTTTACAATAATATCCTTTTTTATCTCTGGTATAATAGCTTTATAATCTGGAAATACAGCTTGTATTAGTCTTATTTGTATTTCATTATTATTATGGTTAAAATATATATTTTTATCACTTATACTTATTGTAGTTTTTCCATTTTCTAATAAATGTTGTAGTAGGATTGCTCCATCAATATCTATTAGAAATTGTGCTTCATTTAACTTTTCTTCATTATCTAGTTCTGTTTTTTTTGTTTCTTCTAACCTATAACCATTTGTAGCAACAGTTGTAATATCGTTCTCTGTTGATTTAAAAAATATACCATTATACTCCTGATTTATGCTGTTTTTACCTGAGGAAAAAGCAGTAAAATAGATGAGTTTTTTAATTGTTTCGCTTTTAATTGTTCCTACACTCTCTTTTTCTTCTTTTGTAGGTTTTGGGTATAGAGTTTCATCTTCTCTTTTTAATTGAGCTTTAAAATGAGAACTTAGAATATTTATTGTTTTATCTGTTATATTTAGCTTGGTGTGGTCTTCTGTAATTTGTTTTACTGTGTTGTATAGTTTTTCTGTATTTATACATAATATTAGCTGTTGAGTGTCTGTTTCTGAGACTTTTATTACCGTTTTGAATTTTGTAATGAGATTGGTTGAACTCAAAAATACTTCGTCTCCATTCACTTCCATAAGGGTGGAACTAAAAATTGAGTTTTTATCTTTAGATGCAGTTAATAATAAATTGTATAATGTTTTTTTTAGTTCTTTT includes:
- a CDS encoding M23 family metallopeptidase encodes the protein MKSFSFLILLLFFFSTNVFCADKTTHIHTELKEVKGKIKKKTKKLSIIREKYFKTKKEIISIDKRIGKLHGKIRQGKTEVRKIEKHIALLQGNIGYLKREIGDNRELLNAHFKTFLVTSFRKEQYVPSCRDISPSWTMCMLGKTADVFKESILKYTGKLERLQKDENWLRILVFRKKKAISHINGQEKALIQEKKKKGYLLASLKHSKRMYVSQVYKLKKRRRYLEALLVKIVKEKLKKKYTYKKEAARKPFYLLKRKLIFPVRRGTIIGEFGKKYDKVIGIYTKNNGIDISVDKKESVYAVYSGCVDYVGDVPGYGGTIILNHLNKYYTIYAGMDTVDVREHDTVVAGRQLGKVTECLHFELRKRILALNPLNWLNCKNIRRKR
- a CDS encoding permease-like cell division protein FtsX — translated: MGYIIKILGKNKTLSGTCFFTSFLLTLVLVLLVLVFLLINCRFNVVKSRAHMYIVFHENTPSKKVDDVCMRVKSKEWIKSLHLISSKQALNMVEKNMGVKLPRHFSNPLPYSADIFVKPRFLKEKEMNSIKNELLQYSSVEDVLLPSRLIMSYEHSYKHFLSFSLLFLCGFIIIEIAIFLLTGRLFYLDLREDVLTLKLLGCSLEKVKLLLMSGLFLVSFAGIILATIISLGVVVFIRDFIQNLAFLGNSDFLSACGFSLIAVLFNVFVLFLCTLFAVRNEKL
- a CDS encoding ABC transporter ATP-binding protein; amino-acid sequence: MVEEELVLLKDIYKTYDRVNWVLQGVNLYLKKGDVIKIIGDEGSGKSTLLKIILCSIYPERGRVNIMGADTSELKKYEHILLLRQYMSVFFENFRLFEYMNVLDNLLFINKMRGRKKTAFMPLIERFLSQLDLRDVFKKKVIFLSPGEKARLSLAMIFSLDAPIILADEPFRCLSPSSVEKVIDIIKGDFCKDKGILLFSSKELSSLEGKSFVLNGGKLYGIYNQDPR
- a CDS encoding transketolase family protein codes for the protein MKATRDAYGDALLELGRKDKDVVALDADLAGSTKSAKFKEAFPERFFDMGIAEANMVDTSAGLALCGKRPYASSFAVFVTGRAFESVRQSITYQRLPVVLCGSHGGINLGEDGGSHQAVLDISLMRTLPNMKLVVPADYNETYTAVLSTIKNDGPVYIRTSRAKSPVFTKGDFVFGRGKVLKTGRDVTLVACGFLVWYALEAAKLLEEEGIDASVIDMATVKPIDEEMLYDFAKSTKKMVTIEEHTIFGGLGSAVAEFLSEHYPVKLKRIGMPDVFGESGSCDDLLCKFGFNAVGISNTVREWLKKN
- a CDS encoding transketolase; translated protein: MEDLEKIAKEIRKDILLMLNIAGSGHVGGSLSCVEILVSLYFKVMSYDAKKPSDENRDRFVLSKGHAAPALYAVLSKAGVFARDMLWTLRKLGSPLQGHPDSKYLPGVEASTGSLAHGLPQACGMALAGKLDKNPFRVYCLMGDGEMDEGLVWEAFMSASHYKLDNLCVVIDNNTLQIDGRCRDVMNIYPLEEKFKAFGLYTKSVDGHKFSELISAFEEAKNNKGSPTVIIAHTIKGKGVSFMEDKVEYHGVAPTDEELKKALEEIDEGD
- a CDS encoding uroporphyrinogen-III synthase, whose amino-acid sequence is MDREVFVLNSLPLYLVPEKLRKSLEIAKRIFIQDGLSPNMLLFCREETEVVFFKDASEAEKKEGLILMNSKTNKEENTLDKKHVFLSMSKYDLINVTVELEHDGNCVYPFPSISFKPLVKEVKIPDVDWIIFTSKVGVNYFFRFLNDDIKKLDAIKIACVGKKTEEVLNNFGVRAAVVPKTFKGEKLVEALAESDIRGRRVLLAQAEKTRGVLERELKKRGAEIKVLSLYRNIIPPLCYAFVKRAKNVSYIDYAMFTSPSTVQHTIELFGDMWKDWSKNVGLFVAIGPVTAKVLKDWGKVVYPQDFTIQNMLEFIYRRKDGRLGKDS